One candidate division WOR-3 bacterium DNA window includes the following coding sequences:
- a CDS encoding radical SAM protein codes for MKVIYTPTGRAGEYAKWAVNLYTGCSNGCIYCYVPKFARRSIADFRERVVPRSQILSGLKKDCEEFRFKGHTGNVLLCFLCDPYPRMVANVFTRQVLEILSEHGIKFTVLTKNGSEAVRDFDLYKDGDEFATTLTFIDDKDTAKYEPNADKYSQRVEALRVAKEKGIKTWVSLEPVIKPGVALEIIKETHTIVDEFRIGKLNHFNIPVDWRRFKTQAEELCCKLGVRYLIKKDLSLIYRTIENSRKLKNT; via the coding sequence ATGAAGGTTATTTATACACCCACTGGCAGGGCGGGCGAATATGCCAAATGGGCGGTTAATTTATACACCGGCTGTTCTAATGGTTGTATTTACTGCTATGTTCCTAAGTTTGCTCGTCGGTCAATTGCAGATTTTCGAGAACGGGTGGTGCCTAGAAGTCAAATTTTAAGCGGTCTAAAAAAGGATTGCGAGGAGTTTAGATTTAAGGGGCATACAGGGAATGTGTTGTTGTGTTTTTTATGTGATCCGTATCCGAGGATGGTCGCAAATGTTTTTACGAGGCAGGTGTTAGAAATATTAAGCGAGCATGGTATTAAGTTCACGGTCTTGACAAAGAATGGGAGCGAGGCTGTGCGGGATTTTGACTTATACAAGGACGGCGATGAGTTTGCGACCACATTGACCTTTATTGACGATAAAGATACAGCGAAATATGAGCCAAATGCTGATAAATATTCACAGCGGGTTGAGGCTTTAAGGGTGGCTAAAGAAAAAGGGATAAAGACCTGGGTAAGTCTAGAGCCAGTAATAAAACCCGGGGTGGCATTAGAAATCATTAAAGAGACGCATACGATTGTGGATGAGTTTAGAATTGGGAAGTTGAACCATTTTAATATTCCGGTGGACTGGCGAAGGTTCAAAACGCAAGCAGAAGAGTTGTGTTGTAAATTAGGTGTAAGATACCTTATAAAGAAAGACTTATCTTTGATTTACAGGACGATAGAGAATTCAAGAAAATTAAAAAACACTTGA
- a CDS encoding DUF488 domain-containing protein: protein MGVLYTIGYQDRQIDEFIDMVAGHRIEVVLDVRASPFSFKRGFNWYELKNRFNEIGVRYINVPSLGVPKDKRADFKTEYPKILEEGFYMVWQVIQIVRRALSVLVCYERVPSDCHRGILADYIKDKVFGVVVRHL, encoded by the coding sequence GTGGGCGTTTTGTATACTATAGGATATCAAGACAGGCAGATTGATGAGTTTATAGACATGGTGGCGGGGCATCGGATTGAGGTGGTTTTAGATGTCCGGGCCTCGCCATTTTCGTTTAAGCGGGGGTTTAACTGGTATGAGTTAAAAAATCGGTTTAATGAGATAGGGGTGCGTTATATTAATGTGCCAAGTCTAGGTGTTCCTAAGGACAAAAGGGCAGATTTTAAGACAGAGTATCCGAAAATATTAGAGGAGGGGTTTTATATGGTGTGGCAGGTTATTCAGATAGTGAGGCGGGCGTTATCGGTTCTTGTGTGTTATGAGAGAGTTCCGTCGGATTGTCATCGGGGGATATTGGCAGATTATATAAAAGACAAGGTTTTTGGAGTTGTAGTAAGACATTTATAA